The Streptomyces sp. NBC_00224 genome contains the following window.
ACGACCAGCTGGTCTGGCAGGACGACAGGACGGTGACGTACTCCCTGCCGGGCGACTTCGGGGCCGATCTGTACACGCTCCCGGCGGACGGCACAGGGAGCCCGCACCGGCTGCTGACCGCGGGGCTGGCTCCGGCGTATCTGGGCTGATCAGCCGGGCGGGCCCGGCGCGGGCCTGCGCACCTCCCGGACGAAGGGCTCGACGCCGCGCTCGCGCAGGGCGGCGAGCCAGGCGTCACGGGCGGCGGCGACATCGGGGGCGGCGGGGGCGTCCGGGCCGTTGCGCACCGCCGTCAACAGCAGCGCGACCGCCGCGACCAGGATCGCCGCCATGGTGATCGCGCCGAACACCCAGCCCGTACTGGTGAGGGTGCGGACGAACGCGCTGTCGCCGCTGACGAGCCGCAGCCCGTATCCGAAGCCGAGGAAGCCGACCGCGGCGGTTCCGGCGAGGACGGGGGCGAGGACCATGGCCACGGCGACGGGACCGGCACCTGCCTCCGCGTCCTCGTCACCGGTCTCGGCGACCTCCGCCGAGACCGGGCGCACGCTGACGGCGCGGCTCACCTCGCGCTGGCGGACGTACTCCAGATACTCGGGCGCGGCGGCGGCGTTGATGAGGCTCGCCGCGTTGACCGCCATGGTGCGCACCTGTTCGGGGGTGAGCGGCTCGTCCGGCCCGGTGGACTGTGCCCGCAGGACGTCGTCGACAAGACGCTCGTAGGCGGGCCGGTCCTCGGCGAGGAGGTGCGGGGCGTGCGGGTGCGCCTCGGTGGGCGTCTCCCCGAAGGGCCGGTTCCTGGCCAGTGAGGCGATGACCTGCTTCATGAACGTGTCAGTTCCGCTCACCGGTCGCTCCCTCCACTTCCGGGGGTGCGGCGGGCTCGGCCACAGGCTCCGGCTCCGGCTCGGGCTCCGGCCCCAACGGCTCGTCCGCCGACTGGACTTCGGCCAGCCTGCGCCCGGCCAGCTGCTCAAGGACCTTCGGGGCCGCGATGCCCACCGCCATCACCCCCACCGGGCCGCCCGCCTGCCCGGACGCGCCGAAGCCGGCCGCCAGGCCGACCCCCAGCGCGAGGCGCAGGCCCAGCGCCGTGAGGTAGGGGCCGAGCGGCAGTTCGCCGCGCACGCGCCACGGCAGGTTCCGCACCCGGGCGATGTCGCCGCGCAGTTGGTGGGCCTCCAGGGCACCGGCCCCGAGCAGCCCCCAGACGCACGCCATCCATACGGACACAGGGCCCAGGATGGCAGGGGCGCCGGGGGCGCGGGAAGGGCGCGGCGGTCAGCCCCTGTGCAAGCGGTACGACTCCCGCTCCATCTCCCGGACCTCGACCATGACATGCAGCTGGCGGCCCTCCGGGGCCGTCGCCTGCTTGAGGGCGATGTCGCGGACCGTCTCGGCGAGCTTCTCCCGGGCCTCCTGGGTGCGGCCGGTGAGGATCGACAGCTGGATGAAGAGGGCGTCGATGCTCTCGTCGCCCTCGCCGAAGTACGACTCCTCTATCCGCCGGAAGCGGGTCTTGAAGGCCACGGCCGGGGCGTCGACGATGCCCGGCGCGGCGGCGTGCACCTCGCGCGCGAAGGCCTGGCGGTCGAAGGTCTCGGCGAGACCTTCCGAGTACTCGACATGGACGAACGGCATGCTCAATCCTCTGATCGCACGGCGGGACCGGCTGGCTCCCAGCAGCCGCAACCGGCCGCGGCCTGGCGGTATTCCCCCGGCCACCGGTCCCGTACGTACCTCAGGACGGCTGGACCAGCCCGATGACGTTGCCGTCGGCGTCCTTCACCGACGCCGTCAGCCGGCCGCCGCCGACGTCCTGGACGTCCTGGATCGACTCCGCGCCCGCGTCGAGCAGCGTCTTCACGGTCTTCTTGATGTCGTCGACGTGCCAGTACGGGACCGGCCCCGTCATCCCCTTGCCGTGGCCGTTGGGGTCGAGGCCCACTTCCTGGCCCGCCGCGTCGAACTGCACGTAGTACGGCTCGTCCATCACGGGATCGGCGCCGAGGAGCCCGCCGAACAGGGCCTTCGCCCGGGCGATGTCCTTGACGGGATAGATGATCGTCTTGAGGCCTTGGGTCATGGGGGTGCTCCTCGCAGTGCATGGCGCGGGGCGGCTTCCGACCGCCCCTGCCATGACATACCCCGGCGGACCGACCCGCCCGCCGGGCTCACCCGAATGCCCCTGCCGCCCCTACTGCCCCTACAGAACCGGCAGGTTCTTCCGCAGCTCGAAGGCGGTGACCTCGGAGCGGTACTCCTCCCACTCCTGCTTCTTGTTGCGCAGGAAGAAGTCGAAGACGTGCTCGCCGAGCGTCTCGGCGACCAGTTCGCTGCGCTCCATCAGCGAGATCGCCTCGCCGAGGTTCTGCGGCAGCGGCTCGATGCCCATCGCGCGGCGCTCGGAGTCCGAGAGCGCCCAGACGTCGTCGTCGGCGCCCGCCGGGAGCTCGTAGCCCTCCTCGATGCCCTTGAGGCCGGACGCGAGGAGCAGGGAGTACGCCAGGTACGGGTTGCAGCCGGAGTCCAGGGAGCGGACCTCGACGCGGGAGGAGCCGGTCTTGCCGGGCTTGTACATCGGGACGCGGATCAGCGCGGAGCGGTTGTTGTGGCCCCAGCAGATGTACGAGGGGGCCTCGCCGCCCGCGCCCGCCGTCCGCTCCGAGCCGCCCCAGATGCGCTTGTAGGAGTTGACCCACTGGTTGGTGACGGCCGAGATCTCGGCGGCGTGCTTGAGCAGGCCCGCGATGAAGGAGCGGCCGACCTTGGAGAGCTGGTACTCGGCGCCCGACTCGTAGAACGCGTTCCGGTCGCCCTCGAAGAGGGAGAGGTGGGTGTGCATACCGGAGCCGGGGAACTCCGAGAACGGCTTCGGCATGAACGTCGCCTGGACGCCCTGCTCAAGCGCCACCTGCTTCATGACCAGGCGGAACGTCATGATGTTGTCGGCCGTGGAGAGGGCGTCGGCGTAGCGCAGGTCGATCTCCTGCTGGCCCGGCGCGCCCTCGTGGTGGCTGAACTCGACCGAGATGCCCATCGACTCCAGCATGGTGATCGCCTGGCGGCGGAAGTCCATGCCGACGTTCTGCGGGGTGTGGTCGAAGTAGCCGGAGTTGTCGGCGGGCACCGGGCGGGTGCCGTCCAGCGGCTTGTCCTTCAGCAGGAAGAACTCGATCTCGGGGTGGGTGTAGAAGGTGAAGCCCAGGTCCGAGGTCTTGGCGAGGATGCGCTTGAGGACGAAGCGCGGGTCCGCGAAGGACGGGGAGCCGTCGGGCATCAGGATGTCGCAGAACATCCGCGCGGTGCCCGGGGCCTCCGCGCGCCACGGCAGGATCTGGAACGTGCTCGGGTCCGGCTTGGCGATCATGTCGGACTCGTACACCCGGGCGAAGCCCTCGATGGCCGATCCGTCGAAGCCGATGCCCTCGTCGAACGCCTGCTCCAGTTCGGCAGGAGCCACCGCGACCGACTTCAGGAAGCCGAGCACATCGGTGAACCACAAACGCACAAACCGGATGTCACGCTCTTCGAGAGTGCGGAGCACGAACTCCTGCTGCTTGTCCATAGCCACATCCTTGCAGTTCAGACGGTCTGTGCACCACCGCCCGGGCATGAGGGGGAAACATCAGTATCAGGGCCCGGGATTACCGCCACATTACGCACCCTCTATGACCTGCGGCACGTCACCTCCCCACAGTCGCACCGGGTGCCGCCCGGGGCGAGGCCGTGGGGGATACTCGCTCCTCGTCGCATGCAGAAACGTCCCCGCAACGGTCGATTACGGCCACCGGGCTCGGACCCGAGTACTGCCAACGAGTACGGCTATGGAGAACCGCAGGATGACCGGCACCCAGATGGAGCCCCCGGATACCGTCGCCGCCCCGCCCGCGCGGGAGCCGGCCGTCCGCCGCTGGCGGGCCTGGCTCCTGGACGGCCTGTCCGAGAACTCCGCGCGCCACCCCGGACCGCACGGCACCCCGCCGCAGGAGCACAAGGGCCACACGTGGTGGCGGGTGATGTGTCTGACGGGTGTGGACTACTTCTCCACCCTCGGCTACCAGCCCGGCATCGCGGCCCTCGCGGCCGGACTGCTCTCGCCGATGGCCACCCTCGTCCTGATCGCGCTGACCCTGCTCGGCGCGCTGCCGGTCTACCGGCGCGTCGCCAAGGAGTCCCCCAACGGCGAGGGCTCCATCGCCATGCTGGAGCGGCTGCTGCCCTGGTGGGCGGGGAAGATCTTCGTCCTGGTGCTGCTCGGCTTCGCGGCCACCGACTTCATGATCACGATCACCCTGTCGGCGGCCGACGCCTCGGCCCACGTGGTGGAGAACCCCTTCGCCCCGAACTGGCTGCACGGCTCCAACCTCTGGATCACGCTGGCCCTGGTCGCCGCCCTCGGCGCGGTCTTCCTCAAGGGGTTCAAGGAGGCCATCGGCGTCGCCGTGGTCCTCGTCGCGGTCTATCTGACGCTCAACCTGGTGGTCCTCGCCACCGCCATCGGCAAGATCGCCACCGAGCCTGTGGTGGTCGACGACTGGTGGCACGCGGTGAGCGCCGAGCACTCCTCGCCGCTGGCGATGGTCGGCGTGGCGCTGCTCGTCTTCCCCAAGCTCGCGCTCGGCATGTCCGGCTTCGAGACGGGCGTGGCGGTGATGCCGCAGATCACGGGGGACGCCTCCGACACGTACGCGAAGCCGCTCGGCCGTATCCGCGACACCCGCAGGCTGCTCACCACCGCGGCCCTCGTCATGAGCGGCTTCCTGCTGGTCTCCAGCCTCGCCACGACGATCCTCATCCCGGAGGCGGAGTTCAAGACGGGCGGCGACGCCAACGGCCGCGCGCTCGCCTATCTCGCCCACCAGCACCTGGGCGAGGCCTTCGGCACGGTGTACGACGTGTCGACCATCGCGATCCTCTGGTTCGCCGGGGCGTCGGCGACGGCCGGGCTGCTCAACCTCGTCCCGCGCTATCTGCCGCGCTACGGCATGGCCCCGGAGTGGACCCGCGCGGTGCGCCCGCTGGTGCTGCTCTTCGTGGCGATCGCCTTCTTCATCACCTGGTGGTTCGACGCCGACGTCGACGCGCAGAGCGGCGCGTACGCGACCGGGGTGCTCGTCCTGATGCTGTCGGCGTCGTTCGCCTCGACCGTCGCGGTACTGCACCGGGGCAGGCGGGCCGCCGCCCTCGGGTTCGGCGCCATCACCGCCGTCTTCGCGTACACCCTGGTCACCAATGTCATCGAGCGGCCCGACGGCCTCAAGATCGCGCTGCTGTTCATCCTCGCCATCCTGCTGTCGTCGTTCGCGTCCCGGGTGCACCGGGCGTTCGAGCTGCGGGCCACCGAGGTGACCTTCGACGAGGCGGCGAGCCGGTTCATCGACGAGGCGGCCGCGAGCGGGCCGCTGCGGCTGATCGCCAACGAGCCGCAGGAGCACAGCACCCGGGAGTACCGCGCCAAGGAGTACAGCCAGCGCGAGGAGACCCACATCCCGGACGGGCGGCCGGTGCTGTTCCTGGAGGTGTTCGTGCAGAACTCCTCGGACTTCACCACCGAGCTGACCGTGCACGGCGACGAGAAGCACGGAGTGCGCAGGCTGCGGGTGGAGGGCGCGGTGGTGCCCAACACCATCGCGGCGGTGATGATGAAGCTGCGCGAGCGCACCGGCGAGGTGCCGCACGCGTACTTCAACTGGACCGAGGGCCATCCGCTCAGCCATCTGCTGCGCTTCCTGGTCTTCGGCGACGGCGAGGTCGCCCCGGTCACCCGCGAGGTGCTGCGGCGCGCCGAACCGGACCTGAAGCGGCGGCCGCGCGTCCACGTGGGCTGACCTCCGGGTCCGCGTCGGGCCGCCGACGGATCCGCCGCACGCGGCTGCCGGGCGCACGGCGGCCCGGTTCCGGCCGGGTGGCCGGATCTTGGCCGACCCCGCCCTGCCGCGCGTGGCGCTCCCTCGCTTAGCATCTGCGCCTATGGGGGGAGTGCGACGCCTTCGCATCTCACGTCCTGTGGCGCTGGTGAGCGCCATGGCGACGCTCCTCGGCGCGCTCTTCCTCTGCCTCACCGCGGGCGGCCTCACCGCGGGCGGCGCGGCGAGCGCCGACCCGGCCCCCCTGGCCCACCACGCCATGCCGGTGAGCGGCGCGGCGCAGTACAGCTGTCCGTACGACCGGGGCGACTGCGGGCTCTTCCCGCACGCGGACCCGGCCGTACTGACCGCGCCGCCGCTCGACACCCCGGCGCTGGGGGCCGCACATGCGGTGCGGGCCGCCGCGGTCCGGCCCTCGGGGGCGCCGGTTCGGGGCGGGGCTCGGCCCCGGGCCCCTGATCTTCATGTCCTTCAGGTGCTGCGGACGTAGGCGTGCCGCCAAAGGCGCGGTTTCGACTGCGGGCCCGCTTGGGCTGGTCGCGCAGTTCCCCGCGCCCCTGAGCGGCAACGGGCCTCGCGGGGTCCGAAGATCCTCCCCCGACTTCCCCATCACCAGAAGGACTTGAGCCCCCATGGCCACCAAGGAATCGAAGAACTCCCGCCAGGCGCGGATAGCCGAGATGCGCCGCGCCGAGCAGGCCCGCGAGCGGCGCAACAAGATCGCCGCCGTCACCGTGTCGGTGGCGATCGTCGCCGGGCTCGTCGGCGTCGGCGCGTACCTGCTGAACAAGGAGTCCGACGACAAGGACAAGCAGCAGGCGCAGAAGGCCGCCGACGCCAAGGCGACCATCGCCGGCGAGAAGGACTGGGACCCGAAGAAGCTCGGCCGCAACCACGTCACCAAGACGGTGTCGTACCCGATGAAGCCGCCGGTCGGCGGCGACCACAACCAGGTGTGGATGAACTGCGGCGGCGCCGTCTACAAGAAGGCGCTCCCCGACATGAACGCGGTGCACTCCCTGGAGCACGGCGCGGTGTGGGTGACGTACAACGACAAGGCGCCCGCCGCCGATGTGCAGAAGCTCTCCGACAAGGTCTCCAAGACGCCGTACTCGCTGATGAGCCCCTACCAGGACCAGACCGGGGCGATCATGCTCAGCGCCTGGGGCAAGCAGGTCACCGTGACGAGCGCGGACGACCCGCGGGTCAACCAGTTCTTCGCCAAGTACGTGCAGGGCGCGCAGACGCCGGAGCCGGGCGCGGCGTGCACGGGCGGGCTGGACCAGTGAACCGCACCTACTGGGCGTCGCTGGCGGCGGTCGTGGCGGCTCTGGTGTTCGCGACGGTGGCCACGGTCGCGAGCGCCACCGGCGGGGACTCCGAGCCCGCCGCGCACACCCCGGTGGCGGCCTCGGCGGACGCGGGCTTCGCGCGCGACATGGCCGTCCACCACCAGCAGGCGGTGGAGATGTCGTTCGTGGTGCGCGACCGCACCAAGGACGAGGAGGTCCGCCGCCTCGCGTACGACATCGCCAACACCCAGGCCAACCAGCGGGGCATGCTGATCGGCTGGCTCGATCTGTGGGGGCTGCCCAAGTCGGAGCCGGACCGGCTGCCGATGGCCTGGATGGGCATGGGCAGCGAGCCCGGCGCGGACGGCGCGCTGATGCCCGGCATGGCGACCAACACCGAGCTCGACCGGCTGCGCGCGGCTGACGGCAAGCAGGCGGAGATCCTCTACCTCCAGCTGATGACCGAGCACCACAAGGGCGGTATCCACATGGCTCAGGGGTGCGCCCAGCGGTGTACGACCGAGGTGGAGCGCGCTCTGGCGCAGGGCATGGTCGACTCCCAGCAGTCGGAGATCGATCTGATGGCCGGGATGCTGAAGGCGCGGGGGGTCACCCCGCGTACGTAACGCGGTGAACGGCCCCGGGCCGGGCGGCGTACGCAATCCGCCCGAGTCGGCATTTCAGCCACCAAAAGAACCCAAGTCCCGCCACCCCGGCGGGACTTGGGTTTCTCTTGGGACTCACATGTCCCCGGCATGAACCGTTCCTCACCAGAGTGACGCTGTGCATGCGCAGATCAAGTGCGCATGCCTCCCAGGTGAAGAGCCTCATGCAGGGGGTCACATTGAGAACCAACCGCACCAGGCGGCGTGCCGTGAGCATGGCAGCGACACTGCCTCTGCTCGCCGGCGCGCTCGCTCTCGGCATACCGTCCGCCCACGCGGCGGACCCCGTGCCGTCCGGGCGGGCCGCCCTCACGGGCACCAAGCCCGCGTGGGCCACCGGCGCCGCCGACCAGGGCGCCACGGCGACCACGAGCAAGGTCGACGCACGGGTCTACCTCGCGGGCCGCGACGCCAAGGGCCTCGCCGCGTACGCCGCGGCCGTGTCCGACCCGAGCTCGGCGTCGTACGGGAAGTTCCTGAGCGCCGCGCAGACGCAGCAGCGCTTCGGGGCGACCAAGGAGCAGATCGCGGCGGTCACCGGCTGGCTGAAGTCGGCCGGGCTGACCGTCACGGGCAGCAACCAGCACTACGTCTCGGTCTCCGGTGACGTCACCGCCGCCGAGAAGGCGTTCGCCACCCCTCTCCACAACTACCGCAAGAGCGGCCGCACTTACCGCGCCCCGGTGAAGACCGCCTCCGCGCCGGGCGCGCTGGCCGACGCGGTGCTCACCGTGACCGGTCTGGACAACGCCCCGCACAAGGCGACGCACCACGAGACGCTGCCCGCACCGGGTCCCGCGTTCAAGAACTCGGGGCCGTTCTCGACGTACTACGGCTCGAACATCGCCACCACCCTGCCGGACGCGTACGGCACCAAGGTCCCGTACGCGGTCAAGGGGTACACCGGCAAGCAGCTGCGGGCGGCGTACGGCGCGGGCCGCTACACCGGCAAGGGCGTGACCGTCGCGATCACCGACGCGTACGCCTCGCCGACGATGGCGAAGGACGCCCAGCGGTACGCGCTGCGCAACGGCGACAAGTCGTACAAGCACGGCCAGTACAGCGAGGTGAAGCCCGCCGACTACAACAGCGTGGAGGCGTGCGACGCGGCCGGCTGGTACGGCGAGGAGTCGCTCGACGTCGAGGCCGTGCACGCGGTCGCGCCGGACGCGGACATCGTGTACGTGGCGGGCGCGTCCTGCAACGACCCGGATCTGCTCGACGCGCTGAACAAGGTCGTCGACAGCCACCTGGCCGACATCGTCTCCAACTCGTGGGGCGACATCGAGGCCAACGAGACGCCGGACGTCGCGGCGGCCTACGACCAGACGTTCAAGCTGGGCGCGGTCGAGGGCATCGGCTTCTACTTCTCCTCCGGCGACGACGGCGACGAGGTCGCCAACACCGGCAAGAAGCAGGTCGACACCCCGGCCAACTCGGCGTGGGTGACGGCGGTCGGCGGCACCTCGCTGGCGGTCGGCAAGGGCGACACGTACAAGTTCGAGACGGGCTGGGGCACGCTGAAGGCCTCGCTGGCGGCGGACGGCAAGAGCTGGACGGCCTTCCCCGGCGCGTACACCTCGGGCGCGGGCGGCGGCACGAGCTCGACGGTGAAGCAGCCGTTCTACCAGCGCGGCGTCGTCCCCGACTCGCTCGCCAAGGCGAACGGCGCGGCCCGCATGCGTACGATCCCGGACATCGCGGCGGTCGCGGACCCCAACACGGGCTTCCTGGTGGGCCAGACGCAGACGTTCCCCGACGGCGCGGTGAAGTACGACGAGTACCGCATCGGCGGCACGTCGCTGGCGGCGCCGGTCATCGCGGGCGTCCAGGCGCTGGCGCAGCAGGCCCGGCACTTCCCGATCGGCTTCGCGAACCCGTCGATCTACGCGCGCTACGGCTCGCCCCTGTACCACGACGTCACCGACCACCCGCTGGGTGCGCGTGACCTCGCGGTGGCGCGGGTGGACTTCGTGAACAGCGTCGACGCGACGGGCGGTCTCGCGACGTCGGTGCGCACGCTGGGCAAGGACAGCTCGCTGCACGCGGTGCGCGGCTACGACGACGTAACGGGCGTAGGCACCCCGTCCCGAGGCTACGTGGCGTCTTACGGCCGCCACTACTAGCCGACGGGCTCGACCCTGCCAACAGCCCCGCCCCGGGACCGGGTTCGGTCCTGGGGCGGGGGTTTTGCCCTGGGTCCCGGTGTTTGTCCGCGGGTCCGCTTCCGCTCTTCGTGCAGTTCCCCGCGCCCCTGGGTATCTCCAGCCCCTCCGGCGTTCGAGGAGCGAAGTCCCTTGGGGGTGCGGTAATTGCGCGACCAGTCCCCACCGAAACCGCACTACGCGAAGCTCATCGAACCTTGGTGGCTCAGCCGAGATGGGGCCGATC
Protein-coding sequences here:
- a CDS encoding amino acid transporter; its protein translation is MTGTQMEPPDTVAAPPAREPAVRRWRAWLLDGLSENSARHPGPHGTPPQEHKGHTWWRVMCLTGVDYFSTLGYQPGIAALAAGLLSPMATLVLIALTLLGALPVYRRVAKESPNGEGSIAMLERLLPWWAGKIFVLVLLGFAATDFMITITLSAADASAHVVENPFAPNWLHGSNLWITLALVAALGAVFLKGFKEAIGVAVVLVAVYLTLNLVVLATAIGKIATEPVVVDDWWHAVSAEHSSPLAMVGVALLVFPKLALGMSGFETGVAVMPQITGDASDTYAKPLGRIRDTRRLLTTAALVMSGFLLVSSLATTILIPEAEFKTGGDANGRALAYLAHQHLGEAFGTVYDVSTIAILWFAGASATAGLLNLVPRYLPRYGMAPEWTRAVRPLVLLFVAIAFFITWWFDADVDAQSGAYATGVLVLMLSASFASTVAVLHRGRRAAALGFGAITAVFAYTLVTNVIERPDGLKIALLFILAILLSSFASRVHRAFELRATEVTFDEAASRFIDEAAASGPLRLIANEPQEHSTREYRAKEYSQREETHIPDGRPVLFLEVFVQNSSDFTTELTVHGDEKHGVRRLRVEGAVVPNTIAAVMMKLRERTGEVPHAYFNWTEGHPLSHLLRFLVFGDGEVAPVTREVLRRAEPDLKRRPRVHVG
- a CDS encoding DUF3105 domain-containing protein: MATKESKNSRQARIAEMRRAEQARERRNKIAAVTVSVAIVAGLVGVGAYLLNKESDDKDKQQAQKAADAKATIAGEKDWDPKKLGRNHVTKTVSYPMKPPVGGDHNQVWMNCGGAVYKKALPDMNAVHSLEHGAVWVTYNDKAPAADVQKLSDKVSKTPYSLMSPYQDQTGAIMLSAWGKQVTVTSADDPRVNQFFAKYVQGAQTPEPGAACTGGLDQ
- a CDS encoding glutamine synthetase family protein, with the protein product MDKQQEFVLRTLEERDIRFVRLWFTDVLGFLKSVAVAPAELEQAFDEGIGFDGSAIEGFARVYESDMIAKPDPSTFQILPWRAEAPGTARMFCDILMPDGSPSFADPRFVLKRILAKTSDLGFTFYTHPEIEFFLLKDKPLDGTRPVPADNSGYFDHTPQNVGMDFRRQAITMLESMGISVEFSHHEGAPGQQEIDLRYADALSTADNIMTFRLVMKQVALEQGVQATFMPKPFSEFPGSGMHTHLSLFEGDRNAFYESGAEYQLSKVGRSFIAGLLKHAAEISAVTNQWVNSYKRIWGGSERTAGAGGEAPSYICWGHNNRSALIRVPMYKPGKTGSSRVEVRSLDSGCNPYLAYSLLLASGLKGIEEGYELPAGADDDVWALSDSERRAMGIEPLPQNLGEAISLMERSELVAETLGEHVFDFFLRNKKQEWEEYRSEVTAFELRKNLPVL
- a CDS encoding DUF305 domain-containing protein, which gives rise to MNRTYWASLAAVVAALVFATVATVASATGGDSEPAAHTPVAASADAGFARDMAVHHQQAVEMSFVVRDRTKDEEVRRLAYDIANTQANQRGMLIGWLDLWGLPKSEPDRLPMAWMGMGSEPGADGALMPGMATNTELDRLRAADGKQAEILYLQLMTEHHKGGIHMAQGCAQRCTTEVERALAQGMVDSQQSEIDLMAGMLKARGVTPRT
- a CDS encoding protease pro-enzyme activation domain-containing protein, producing MAATLPLLAGALALGIPSAHAADPVPSGRAALTGTKPAWATGAADQGATATTSKVDARVYLAGRDAKGLAAYAAAVSDPSSASYGKFLSAAQTQQRFGATKEQIAAVTGWLKSAGLTVTGSNQHYVSVSGDVTAAEKAFATPLHNYRKSGRTYRAPVKTASAPGALADAVLTVTGLDNAPHKATHHETLPAPGPAFKNSGPFSTYYGSNIATTLPDAYGTKVPYAVKGYTGKQLRAAYGAGRYTGKGVTVAITDAYASPTMAKDAQRYALRNGDKSYKHGQYSEVKPADYNSVEACDAAGWYGEESLDVEAVHAVAPDADIVYVAGASCNDPDLLDALNKVVDSHLADIVSNSWGDIEANETPDVAAAYDQTFKLGAVEGIGFYFSSGDDGDEVANTGKKQVDTPANSAWVTAVGGTSLAVGKGDTYKFETGWGTLKASLAADGKSWTAFPGAYTSGAGGGTSSTVKQPFYQRGVVPDSLAKANGAARMRTIPDIAAVADPNTGFLVGQTQTFPDGAVKYDEYRIGGTSLAAPVIAGVQALAQQARHFPIGFANPSIYARYGSPLYHDVTDHPLGARDLAVARVDFVNSVDATGGLATSVRTLGKDSSLHAVRGYDDVTGVGTPSRGYVASYGRHY
- a CDS encoding 5-carboxymethyl-2-hydroxymuconate Delta-isomerase — its product is MPFVHVEYSEGLAETFDRQAFAREVHAAAPGIVDAPAVAFKTRFRRIEESYFGEGDESIDALFIQLSILTGRTQEAREKLAETVRDIALKQATAPEGRQLHVMVEVREMERESYRLHRG
- a CDS encoding VOC family protein → MTQGLKTIIYPVKDIARAKALFGGLLGADPVMDEPYYVQFDAAGQEVGLDPNGHGKGMTGPVPYWHVDDIKKTVKTLLDAGAESIQDVQDVGGGRLTASVKDADGNVIGLVQPS